Genomic segment of Natronoarchaeum philippinense:
TACCGTCAACGCCGTTCTCGGGGGATACTGAGACTGCACGAACGTGGTGGGACTTCGGCTGGCGGTGCAAGTGACGGGATTCGAACTCGGTGCAAGACTCGCGCTGCTCGTCTTGCGTAGACCGAATTCCCGGGTTCGTTCGCTCGTCGCGTCCGCTCCTCGCAGAACGGGCGTGACGGGATTCGAACCACGGTCGTTCCCGTTCGCTCGCTACGCTCGCTCACCTCTCACTCCCTGCTTCGAATCCCTCGGCCCGTGTTCACTGCTCGCTGTCGCTCGCAGGAAAACGGGCGTGACGGGATTCGAACCCGCGGTCGAAAGGTTAGGAACCTTTCGCCCTATCCGCTAGGCCACACGCCCAATTGACGCAGAAAAACTTCAGTTGTTGGAGCTCTCGGTTTCGGCGTCCTCACTCGCAACGTGGTCGGTCTCGACGAACTCGTCGTCGTCCGCGGGCTCGGGCGTGCTGTCCGTCTCGCCGGGTCCATCGCGCATTTCCTGTAGCTCCTGCTCGACTTCTTCACGTCCTTTCTGGAACTCGCCCATCGCCTCGCCGGTCGACCGGGCGAGCTTGGGGATCTTGTTTGCGCCAAACAGGAGGACGGCCAGGAGCAACACGACGAGCATCTCCGGACCGCCGGGAATGGCGAACAGCGGTGTGATTTCAGGTGCCATCTCTACCTGTTGCTTGCTCTCTCGCAATTATAGGCTTTTTGCTCCCTCCGGTCGTCTTCGGGGCTCGGTTCAGAACCCACACCGTGGCGCCCTCATGCGTTCGAAAATCCAATGGAGCGTCGCGTTCCATCGGCGGCGGGATCCCGTCCGGTGATCCGCCGACACGGACGATCACAAACGTAACTAACATGGGTCTATCGGGCTAACAACTTCCCGTAATGGTCGACACAGGCGACTCCGCTCCGGACTTCACTGCACCGCTTGCCAACGGCGACATCGAATCCCTGACGCTCTCGGACGAACTCGGCGATGCGCCGATCGTGCTGGCGTTCTTCCCCGGCGCGTTTACCGGCGTCTGCACCGACGAGATGTGTACGTTCCAAGACCGACTCTCGGGCTTCGAGGACATCGGTGCGACGGTTTACGGCATCAGCCGCGATACGCCCTTCTCGCTCAACGAGTTCCGCGATCAGAACGATCTGAGCTTCGGGCTGATCAGCGACCTCAATAAGGAGATCATCGACGCGTACGACATCGAGATGGACTTCGACGATCTCGGCGTCTACGGCGTCGCCAAGCGCTCGGTGTTCGTCGTCGACGCCGACGGCGAAATCACGTACTCGTGGGTCAGCGACGACCCCGGCGTCGAACCGGACTACGAGGAAGTCCGCGAGGCCGCGGCCGCCGCCGCCACCGTCGAAGCCGCAGACTAAACTCGGATCGACGCTCTCGCCCGGTGAGTTTTTTCCGACGCGCCGCCAGTACCCCGTATGGTAGACCCCGAGACTGACGGTCGCGTCTACGACCCAGCCGACGAGCACGCGTTTCCCGACGCGCGGGTCAACGACGTGCTCTCTTTGATCACGACGGACGAGGAAATTCAGACCTACCTCGAAGCACAGAACGTCAACCCCGTCGATCGGAAGGGGTACAACGACCACGGCGCAAAGCACATCGAGATCGTCAGAAATCGTGCGCTGTGTCTGTACGATCTGCTCAAAGACGCCGGGGTCGAGTTCAACGGTGCCAGCCAGCAGGGTCTCGACGAGGCCGACGAGGCGGTAATCGTCGCTCTCGCGGCGACGCTTCACGACATCGGCCACGTCGTCCACCGCGACGATCACGCCTACTACTCACTGCCGCTCGCGGCGGACATCCTCGACCGCATTCTCCCGGAGTTCTACGACATCGCCGAGACGGTACGCGTCAAAGGCGAGGTGCTTCACGCCATCCTCTGTCACCACACTGCGGAGACGCCGTTGACCACTGAAGCGGGTGTGATTCGCGTGGCCGACGCGCTCGACATGGAACG
This window contains:
- a CDS encoding twin-arginine translocase TatA/TatE family subunit, whose protein sequence is MAPEITPLFAIPGGPEMLVVLLLAVLLFGANKIPKLARSTGEAMGEFQKGREEVEQELQEMRDGPGETDSTPEPADDDEFVETDHVASEDAETESSNN
- a CDS encoding redoxin domain-containing protein, encoding MVDTGDSAPDFTAPLANGDIESLTLSDELGDAPIVLAFFPGAFTGVCTDEMCTFQDRLSGFEDIGATVYGISRDTPFSLNEFRDQNDLSFGLISDLNKEIIDAYDIEMDFDDLGVYGVAKRSVFVVDADGEITYSWVSDDPGVEPDYEEVREAAAAAATVEAAD
- a CDS encoding HD domain-containing protein, yielding MVDPETDGRVYDPADEHAFPDARVNDVLSLITTDEEIQTYLEAQNVNPVDRKGYNDHGAKHIEIVRNRALCLYDLLKDAGVEFNGASQQGLDEADEAVIVALAATLHDIGHVVHRDDHAYYSLPLAADILDRILPEFYDIAETVRVKGEVLHAILCHHTAETPLTTEAGVIRVADALDMERGRSRIPYEEGGRGINTISSQAIHNVALQPGDGSAVLVEIEMTNAAGVYQVDNLLKHKLHDSGLEDDIRIVAINEHADQDESLVERIEL